Proteins from a single region of Megalopta genalis isolate 19385.01 chromosome 3, iyMegGena1_principal, whole genome shotgun sequence:
- the LOC117229614 gene encoding uncharacterized protein LOC117229614: MSKEMLVYGKYTNLVKRLLTIYGLYPYQQSSVRYLSILVLLSYSLVSCGLVNFLRLHIANISAITVCCSLFSSCFNISVKILRFVFCRKKLVEIYNTLARMFEETTMQQTSGSPVFQYLLPCYRLAYYQFVCLFFTAILYTTKPLITITFRNGKRSSPLPTKYPWPAESTISFAAHYVLEVFVSFSFPIITSGVDGFFTMCAFRICSVFRAMAIELEELPKRSNDMETHGRVLRKCIQRHATLMECQNAIEEIYGPVVLVVTMTNGLGMCMLIFESFRAEEIPIEKACASGLYLFGKVIQTLTYAWPGDMITSENEAFRHEVYYNNWYERSDIRTGKLTLTILSQRVMVLKSCSLLVISLDLFAKIMNRTISYYFLMVTLDDDECSTFHNNIQLIFAIFVTSVTTPHLSLSVQNLSLTILSSLLATFTHVTIPTNPPLPHYVITVSRYRQDFCTVSTMTREMLVYEKYTNLVKRILKLYGLYPHQSGIVIYLPIFLLLWYGFVLCVMVNFLRLHISEISAAVATFSVLSSLVNAGVKMTRFIVRREKLRRIYDMLETLYQETVIKQPSGSAAFEHLLICYRLSFSLFVLNFSVMFLQVTKPMVVIVFRNGHPTFVVPSAYPWPIMSTFSYTIHYMTEAIIAFSFPFISGGVDAFFTMCTFRVCSVLRAMAVELQELAKRSNDIETHRLFLRMCIDRHVTLIQCRDDIQEVYGPVILSFTLTNALGMCSMIFEIFQVAEIPIGRIIIVCIHFLSKVIQTVVYVWPGTMITYENEAFRDEISFNNWYERSDARNGKLCVMILSQRLMVLRAYNILEVTLDLFVKVMTRTISYYFLMPKEFPLYQDYVNFVKRCLLMCGLYPYQRSIASRYLPFCWILGYCVDFCALINFFRLHITEISAITACLSVLSGIVNMTIRTSRFVICREKLIHVADTLEALFQETAMQQPPDSPAFRFMLPFYRLGYYHYVCMVSTAFLYSTKPLIGLTIRHANRSTPFPAIYPLPIDSTAFFVAHYLLEVSICYSFCIITSGVDAFFTLCAFRMSSVFRAMAVELEEFPKRRNGENTEQVLRNCIDRHVTLIKCREIMEEIYGPIIFSVMMTNCLGMCALIFEVTKANAAIAVEKAVAITLYLTGKVLQTFMYTWPGDVVTSESDVFRQEVYCNNWYEDISTKPGKLTLMILMQKSVILRACHLMAVTVDLFAKIMNRTISYYFLLVTLDDDK; encoded by the exons ATGTCGAAGGAAATGCTAGTCTACGGAAAGTATACTAATCTTGTGAAACGTCTTCTCACGATTTATGGACTGTACCCGTACCAGCAGAGCAGCGTCAGATACCTGTCAATTTTAGTGCTGCTGTCGTACAGCCTTGTTTCCTGTGGCTTAGTAAACTTTCTTCGTCTTCATATTGCGAACATCAGTGCGATCACCGTGTGTTGCAGCCTGTTTAGTAGTTGTTTCAACATATCAGTGAAG ATCCTGCGATTCGTCTTTTGTCGCAAAAAGCTAGTGGAAATATACAACACACTCGCAAGAATGTTCGAGGAGACAACGATGCAACAAACCTCCGGTTCGCCAGTCTTTCAATACCTTCTCCCCTGTTATCGTTTAGCATACTACCAATTCGTCTGTCTGTTCTTCACCGCAATCTTGTACACGACCAAACCATTGATAACGATAACATTTCGCAACGGAAAACGTTCGAGCCCGCTTCCCACGAAATATCCGTGGCCGGCCGAGTCCACCATAAGTTTTGCGGCCCATTATGTACTCGAGGTGTTCGTTTCTTTCTCGTTCCCCATCATAACTTCCGGGGTGGACGGGTTCTTCACTATGTGCGCGTTTCGCATATGCTCCGTGTTCCGGGCGATGGCCATCGAACTGGAGGAATTGCCAAAGCGATCGAATGATATGGAAACCCATGGACGAGTTTTGCGGAAGTGCATCCAAAGGCACGCTACGTTGATGGAGTGTCAGAACGCTATAGAAGAGATTTACGGACCTGTTGTTCTGGTGGTTACGATGACGAACGGACTTGGCATGTGTATGCTCATATTCGAGTCCTTTCGG GCCGAAGAAATACCAATTGAGAAAGCCTGCGCTTCGGGTCTCTATCTTTTTGGAAAGGTGATCCAGACGCTTACCTACGCCTGGCCTGGAGATATGATTACATCCGAG AACGAAGCTTTTCGTCACGAGGTTTACTATAACAACTGGTACGAGCGTTCGGATATTAGAACCGGAAAACTCACTCTCACGATACTATCGCAGAGAGTAATGGTCTTGAAGTCATGCAGCTTGTTAGTGATTTCGTTGGACCTCTTCGCAAAG ATTATGAATAGAACGATATCCTACTACTTCTTAATGGTAACGCTCGACGATGACGAAT GTTCAACGTTCCACAATAACATCCAGCTTATTTTTGCGATCTTTGTCACTAGTGTAACAACACCACATCTGTCGTTATCTGTGCAGAACTTGTCTCTAACCATTCTAAGTTCTTTACTAGCTACGTTTACACATGTTACAATTCCTACAAATCCCCCTCTTCCACACTACGTAATAACTGTATCGAG ATATCGACAGGATTTCTGTACAGTTTCAACGATGACACGGGAAATGCTAGTCTACGAAAAGTACACTAATCTCGTGAAACGTATCTTGAAGCTTTATGGACTGTACCCACACCAGAGTGGCATTGTCATATACCTGCCAATTTTTTTACTACTATGGTACGGCTTTGTGCTCTGTGTCATGGTGAACTTTCTCCGTCTACACATATCGGAGATCAGTGCGGCCGTCGCGACTTTTAGTGTGCTTAGTTCCCTTGTGAACGCAGGCGTAAAG ATGACACGATTCATCGTTCGTCGAGAAAAACTAAGACGAATATACGACATGCTGGAGACACTATATCAGGAGACAGTGATAAAGCAACCATCGGGATCTGCTGCTTTCGAACATTTGTTAATCTGTTACCGATTGTCATTCTCTCTATTCGTCCTGAATTTCTCTGTCATGTTCCTGCAGGTGACCAAACCGATGGTAGTAATTGTATTTCGGAACGGGCATCCTACGTTCGTGGTTCCGTCAGCTTACCCGTGGCCGATCATGTCGACCTTTAGCTACACAATACATTACATGACAGAGGCGATAATTGCTTTCTCGTTTCCATTCATAAGCGGCGGGGTGGATGCATTTTTTACGATGTGCACGTTTCGCGTGTGCTCAGTGCTGCGGGCGATGGCTGTCGAACTGCAAGAATTGGCAAAGCGATCGAATGATATAGAAACCCATAGACTATTTTTAAGAATGTGTATCGACAGGCATGTTACGTTGATCCAGTGTCGGGACGATATACAAGAGGTTTATGGACCTGTTATTCTGTCGTTTACCTTGACGAATGCTTTGGGCATGTGCTCTATGATATTTGAGATTTTTCAG GTTGCGGAAATACCGATCGGAAGAATTATCATTGTATGCATCCATTTTTTATCGAAAGTGATTCAGACGGTGGTTTATGTCTGGCCCGGAACTATGATCACTTATGAA AACGAAGCTTTTCGTGACGAGATTTCCTTTAATAATTGGTACGAGCGTTCGGATGCTCGAAACGGAAAACTTTGTGTCATGATATTATCGCAGAGGCTGATGGTACTAAGGGCGTACAACATACTTGAGGTTACCTTGGATCTCTTCGTAAAG GTTATGACTAGAACGATATCTTACTACTTCCT GATGCCAAAGGAGTTCCCGTTGTACCAAGACTACGTTAACTTCGTGAAACGATGCCTTCTCATGTGCGGCTTGTACCCTTATCAACGGAGCATCGCCAGCAGGTATTTGCCGTTCTGTTGGATACTGGGTTACTGTGTAGATTTCTGCGCCTTGATCAACTTTTTCCGGCTACACATCACCGAGATCAGTGCGATTACTGCGTGTCTAAGCGTGCTTAGCGGCATTGTCAACATGACTATAAGG ACTTCCCGATTCGTGATTTGTCGTGAAAAACTGATACACGTGGCTGACACACTCGAAGCGTTGTTCCAGGAGACTGCGATGCAGCAACCCCCTGATTCGCCCGCTTTCCGTTTCATGCTACCCTTTTACCGTCTGGGATACTACCACTACGTGTGTATGGTCAGCACCGCGTTTTTATATTCGACCAAACCGCTGATAGGTCTAACAATTCGACACGCGAATAGGTCGACACCGTTTCCCGCAATTTATCCGTTGCCGATCGACTCAACCGCGTTTTTCGTGGCGCACTACCTGCTCGAGGTGAGCATCTGTTACTCGTTTTGTATCATAACTTCCGGGGTAGACGCGTTTTTCACTCTGTGCGCGTTCCGCATGAGCTCCGTGTTCCGAGCGATGGCAGTCGAGCTGGAGGAGTTTCCGAAACGACGAAATGGCGAGAACACCGAGCAGGTCTTGCGGAACTGTATCGACCGTCACGTCACGTTGATCAAGTGTCGAGAAATTATGGAGGAGATTTACGGGCCTATCATTTTCTCTGTCATGATGACCAATTGTCTGGGCATGTGCGCGTTGATATTCGAGGTCACTAAG GCCAACGCTGCAATAGCAGTTGAGAAAGCCGTAGCAATAACCCTTTACCTTACGGGGAAGGTGCTTCAAACATTCATGTACACCTGGCCGGGAGATGTAGTCACTTCCGAG AGCGACGTTTTTCGCCAGGAAGTTTACTGCAACAACTGGTACGAGGACATAAGTACTAAACCTGGGAAGCTCACGCTCATGATACTGATGCAGAAATCCGTGATCCTGAGAGCGTGTCATTTAATGGCGGTTACCGTCGATCTCTTCGCCAAG ATTATGAATAGAACGATATCCTATTATTTCCTATTGGTAACGCTTGACGATGACAAATAA
- the LOC117229617 gene encoding odorant receptor 82a isoform X1, producing the protein MPKELPLYQDYVNFVKRCLLMCGLYPYQRSIASRYLPFCWILGYCVDFCALINFFRLYITEISAITACLSVLSGIVNMTIRCSRFVICREKLMQVADTLEALFQETAMQQPPDSPAFQFMLPFYRLGYYHYVCMVSTAILYSIKPLIDLTIRHANRSTPFPAIFPLPIDSTAFFVAHYLLEVSICYSFCIITSGVDAFFTLCAFRMSSVFRAMAVELEEFPKRRNGENTEQFLRNCIDRHVTLIKCREIMEEIYGPIIFSVMMTNCLGMCALIFEVTKVNAAMPVVKAASVILYLTGKVLQTFMYTWSGGVVTSESDVFRQEVCCNNWYEDTSVKTGKLTLTILMQKSMILKACRLMAVSDDLFAKIINRAISYYFLLLTLDDDE; encoded by the exons ATGCCAAAGGAGTTGCCGTTGTACCAAGACTACGTTAACTTCGTGAAACGATGCCTTCTCATGTGCGGCTTGTACCCTTATCAACGGAGCATCGCCAGCAGGTATTTGCCGTTCTGTTGGATACTGGGTTACTGTGTAGATTTCTGCGCCTTGATCAACTTTTTCCGGCTATACATCACCGAGATCAGTGCGATCACTGCGTGTCTAAGCGTGCTTAGCGGCATTGTCAACATGACTATAAGG TGTTCCCGATTCGTGATTTGTCGTGAAAAACTGATGCAGGTGGCCGACACACTCGAGGCACTGTTCCAGGAGACTGCGATGCAGCAACCCCCTGATTCACCCGCTTTCCAGTTCATGCTGCCCTTTTACCGTCTGGGATACTACCACTACGTGTGCATGGTCAGCACCGCGATTTTATACTCGATCAAACCGCTGATAGATCTGACAATTCGACACGCGAATAGATCGACACCGTTTCCCGCAATTTTTCCGTTGCCGATCGACTCAACCGCGTTTTTCGTGGCGCACTATCTGCTCGAGGTGAGCATCTGTTACTCGTTTTGTATCATTACTTCCGGGGTAGACGCGTTTTTCACTCTGTGCGCGTTCCGCATGAGCTCCGTGTTCCGAGCGATGGCAGTCGAGCTGGAGGAATTTCCGAAACGACGAAATGGCGAGAACACCGAGCAGTTCTTGCGGAACTGTATCGACCGTCACGTCACGTTGATCAAGTGTCGAGAAATTATGGAGGAGATTTACGGGCCTATCATTTTCTCTGTCATGATGACCAATTGTCTGGGCATGTGCGCGTTGATATTCGAGGTCACTAAG gtCAATGCTGCAATGCCGGTTGTGAAAGCCGCGTCAGTAATACTGTACCTCACTGGGAAGGTgcttcaaactttcatgtacaCCTGGTCGGGTGGCGTGGTCACGTCCGAG AGCGATGTTTTTCGCCAGGAAGTTTGCTGCAACAACTGGTACGAGGACACAAGTGTCAAAACCGGTAAACTCACGCTCACGATACTGATGCAGAAATCGATGATCCTGAAGGCATGCCGTTTAATGGCAGTTAGCGACGATCTCTTCGCCAAG ATCATAAATAGAGCCATATCCTACTATTTCTTACTGCTAACGCTTGACGATGACGAATAA
- the LOC117229617 gene encoding uncharacterized protein LOC117229617 isoform X3, whose product MPKELPLYQDYVNFVKRCLLMCGLYPYQRSIASRYLPFCWILGYCVDFCALINFFRLYITEISAITACLSVLSGIVNMTIRCSRFVICREKLMQVADTLEALFQETAMQQPPDSPAFQFMLPFYRLGYYHYVCMVNAAMPVVKAASVILYLTGKVLQTFMYTWSGGVVTSESDVFRQEVCCNNWYEDTSVKTGKLTLTILMQKSMILKACRLMAVSDDLFAKIINRAISYYFLLLTLDDDE is encoded by the exons ATGCCAAAGGAGTTGCCGTTGTACCAAGACTACGTTAACTTCGTGAAACGATGCCTTCTCATGTGCGGCTTGTACCCTTATCAACGGAGCATCGCCAGCAGGTATTTGCCGTTCTGTTGGATACTGGGTTACTGTGTAGATTTCTGCGCCTTGATCAACTTTTTCCGGCTATACATCACCGAGATCAGTGCGATCACTGCGTGTCTAAGCGTGCTTAGCGGCATTGTCAACATGACTATAAGG TGTTCCCGATTCGTGATTTGTCGTGAAAAACTGATGCAGGTGGCCGACACACTCGAGGCACTGTTCCAGGAGACTGCGATGCAGCAACCCCCTGATTCACCCGCTTTCCAGTTCATGCTGCCCTTTTACCGTCTGGGATACTACCACTACGTGTGCATG gtCAATGCTGCAATGCCGGTTGTGAAAGCCGCGTCAGTAATACTGTACCTCACTGGGAAGGTgcttcaaactttcatgtacaCCTGGTCGGGTGGCGTGGTCACGTCCGAG AGCGATGTTTTTCGCCAGGAAGTTTGCTGCAACAACTGGTACGAGGACACAAGTGTCAAAACCGGTAAACTCACGCTCACGATACTGATGCAGAAATCGATGATCCTGAAGGCATGCCGTTTAATGGCAGTTAGCGACGATCTCTTCGCCAAG ATCATAAATAGAGCCATATCCTACTATTTCTTACTGCTAACGCTTGACGATGACGAATAA
- the LOC117229617 gene encoding uncharacterized protein LOC117229617 isoform X4, whose protein sequence is MPKELPLYQDYVNFVKRCLLMCGLYPYQRSIASRYLPFCWILGYCVDFCALINFFRLYITEISAITACLSVLSGIVNMTIRCSRFVICREKLMQVADTLEALFQETAMQQPPDSPAFQFMLPFYRLGYYHYVCMVNAAMPVVKAASVILYLTGKVLQTFMYTWSGGVVTSEEVCCNNWYEDTSVKTGKLTLTILMQKSMILKACRLMAVSDDLFAKIINRAISYYFLLLTLDDDE, encoded by the exons ATGCCAAAGGAGTTGCCGTTGTACCAAGACTACGTTAACTTCGTGAAACGATGCCTTCTCATGTGCGGCTTGTACCCTTATCAACGGAGCATCGCCAGCAGGTATTTGCCGTTCTGTTGGATACTGGGTTACTGTGTAGATTTCTGCGCCTTGATCAACTTTTTCCGGCTATACATCACCGAGATCAGTGCGATCACTGCGTGTCTAAGCGTGCTTAGCGGCATTGTCAACATGACTATAAGG TGTTCCCGATTCGTGATTTGTCGTGAAAAACTGATGCAGGTGGCCGACACACTCGAGGCACTGTTCCAGGAGACTGCGATGCAGCAACCCCCTGATTCACCCGCTTTCCAGTTCATGCTGCCCTTTTACCGTCTGGGATACTACCACTACGTGTGCATG gtCAATGCTGCAATGCCGGTTGTGAAAGCCGCGTCAGTAATACTGTACCTCACTGGGAAGGTgcttcaaactttcatgtacaCCTGGTCGGGTGGCGTGGTCACGTCCGAG GAAGTTTGCTGCAACAACTGGTACGAGGACACAAGTGTCAAAACCGGTAAACTCACGCTCACGATACTGATGCAGAAATCGATGATCCTGAAGGCATGCCGTTTAATGGCAGTTAGCGACGATCTCTTCGCCAAG ATCATAAATAGAGCCATATCCTACTATTTCTTACTGCTAACGCTTGACGATGACGAATAA
- the LOC117229617 gene encoding odorant receptor 82a isoform X2 — MPKELPLYQDYVNFVKRCLLMCGLYPYQRSIASRYLPFCWILGYCVDFCALINFFRLYITEISAITACLSVLSGIVNMTIRCSRFVICREKLMQVADTLEALFQETAMQQPPDSPAFQFMLPFYRLGYYHYVCMVSTAILYSIKPLIDLTIRHANRSTPFPAIFPLPIDSTAFFVAHYLLEVSICYSFCIITSGVDAFFTLCAFRMSSVFRAMAVELEEFPKRRNGENTEQFLRNCIDRHVTLIKCREIMEEIYGPIIFSVMMTNCLGMCALIFEVTKVNAAMPVVKAASVILYLTGKVLQTFMYTWSGGVVTSEEVCCNNWYEDTSVKTGKLTLTILMQKSMILKACRLMAVSDDLFAKIINRAISYYFLLLTLDDDE, encoded by the exons ATGCCAAAGGAGTTGCCGTTGTACCAAGACTACGTTAACTTCGTGAAACGATGCCTTCTCATGTGCGGCTTGTACCCTTATCAACGGAGCATCGCCAGCAGGTATTTGCCGTTCTGTTGGATACTGGGTTACTGTGTAGATTTCTGCGCCTTGATCAACTTTTTCCGGCTATACATCACCGAGATCAGTGCGATCACTGCGTGTCTAAGCGTGCTTAGCGGCATTGTCAACATGACTATAAGG TGTTCCCGATTCGTGATTTGTCGTGAAAAACTGATGCAGGTGGCCGACACACTCGAGGCACTGTTCCAGGAGACTGCGATGCAGCAACCCCCTGATTCACCCGCTTTCCAGTTCATGCTGCCCTTTTACCGTCTGGGATACTACCACTACGTGTGCATGGTCAGCACCGCGATTTTATACTCGATCAAACCGCTGATAGATCTGACAATTCGACACGCGAATAGATCGACACCGTTTCCCGCAATTTTTCCGTTGCCGATCGACTCAACCGCGTTTTTCGTGGCGCACTATCTGCTCGAGGTGAGCATCTGTTACTCGTTTTGTATCATTACTTCCGGGGTAGACGCGTTTTTCACTCTGTGCGCGTTCCGCATGAGCTCCGTGTTCCGAGCGATGGCAGTCGAGCTGGAGGAATTTCCGAAACGACGAAATGGCGAGAACACCGAGCAGTTCTTGCGGAACTGTATCGACCGTCACGTCACGTTGATCAAGTGTCGAGAAATTATGGAGGAGATTTACGGGCCTATCATTTTCTCTGTCATGATGACCAATTGTCTGGGCATGTGCGCGTTGATATTCGAGGTCACTAAG gtCAATGCTGCAATGCCGGTTGTGAAAGCCGCGTCAGTAATACTGTACCTCACTGGGAAGGTgcttcaaactttcatgtacaCCTGGTCGGGTGGCGTGGTCACGTCCGAG GAAGTTTGCTGCAACAACTGGTACGAGGACACAAGTGTCAAAACCGGTAAACTCACGCTCACGATACTGATGCAGAAATCGATGATCCTGAAGGCATGCCGTTTAATGGCAGTTAGCGACGATCTCTTCGCCAAG ATCATAAATAGAGCCATATCCTACTATTTCTTACTGCTAACGCTTGACGATGACGAATAA